From a single Apium graveolens cultivar Ventura chromosome 2, ASM990537v1, whole genome shotgun sequence genomic region:
- the LOC141687495 gene encoding uncharacterized protein LOC141687495, whose product MVLVEVGSGSLRRDRYTEEDAEINQRLHLDLLEEARENSQLRLAAYQHRAARYYNKKVKGQLLKVGDLVLRKVMPNTKNPQHGVFGANWEGPYKIKAILWKGIYHLEDLEGKLVPRAWNAEHIRKYYQ is encoded by the coding sequence ATGGTCCTTGTGGAAGTTGGCTCAGGGTCGCTTCGTAGAGATCGTTACACGGAGGAAGATGCAGAAATTAACCAGAGACTTCATTTGGATCTCTTGGAAGAAGCAAGGGAAAATTCCCAGCTGAGGCTTGCGGCATATCAACACCGTGCTGCAAGGTATTATAATAAGAAGGTAAAGGGACAGCTGCTGAAGGTAGGAGATCTAGTGCTCAGGAAGGTGATGCCAAACACAAAGAATCCCCAGCACGGAGtatttggagctaattgggaaggaccatacaagataaAAGCAATTTTGTGGAAGGGTATTTATCACCTTGAAGATTTGGAAGGAAAGCTGGTTCCACGAGCATGGAACGCGGAGCATATtcgaaagtattatcagtaa